The following are encoded together in the Desulfonatronum sp. SC1 genome:
- the nrfD gene encoding NrfD/PsrC family molybdoenzyme membrane anchor subunit, translated as MKYKYFVPLMIIAAVGLVVGGIGLVDRLLNGLNPTALTSYIPWGLWVAFYLFFLGLSAGAFLVTIMTYVLGMKQFEEIGPLSAFVVLVALICEVQFILLDLGQIHRAFYQFFLTPAFSSMLTWMFVLFNAMLGIYALKTFFLIRGDLIRWSNDETKGSSLRRIYRLLAMGGTSYSEEQREKDMHKVHILAKISLPVGLIFYATNGSFFAILLSRPVWNSAMTPFLFVVAALLSGGALITFLTYVFRRRDPINPDGVCYEDRLCLDLGRVILFLLLVFLGLEAMQFFIGYQAAMEAVVTSLNLIVFGPHWWVFWIIHLLIGSLIPLFLLVFKSKDVKSVVIACFLIFSTFAAVRYNFVIPDLAVYKMEGLEAVFYHPRLRTEYVPNLNEWLVSLWVISTGLLVTLLGTRYLPLFNNNGGSHHA; from the coding sequence ATGAAATACAAATACTTCGTACCCTTAATGATCATTGCCGCGGTCGGATTGGTGGTCGGAGGAATCGGACTTGTTGACCGGCTGCTGAACGGCTTGAATCCTACGGCCCTCACCTCCTATATCCCCTGGGGGCTGTGGGTAGCGTTCTATCTTTTCTTTCTCGGTCTGTCCGCCGGCGCTTTTTTGGTGACCATCATGACCTACGTGCTGGGCATGAAACAGTTCGAGGAAATCGGGCCACTCTCCGCTTTTGTCGTGCTGGTGGCCCTGATTTGCGAGGTTCAATTCATTCTTCTCGATCTTGGTCAAATTCATCGGGCTTTTTACCAATTTTTTCTTACGCCGGCATTTTCCTCCATGTTGACCTGGATGTTCGTGCTCTTCAACGCCATGTTGGGCATTTACGCCCTGAAAACATTTTTCCTAATCCGCGGCGACCTGATTCGCTGGTCCAACGACGAAACAAAGGGCTCCTCGCTCAGACGCATCTATAGATTGCTTGCCATGGGCGGCACCAGCTACAGTGAGGAACAGCGCGAAAAGGATATGCATAAGGTTCATATTCTGGCAAAGATCAGCCTTCCCGTGGGTCTGATCTTTTACGCCACCAACGGTTCATTTTTCGCGATTCTGCTCAGCCGCCCGGTCTGGAACAGCGCCATGACGCCCTTTTTGTTCGTGGTCGCGGCCCTGCTCTCCGGCGGTGCGTTGATCACCTTCTTGACCTATGTTTTTCGGCGCAGGGACCCCATCAATCCTGACGGTGTCTGTTATGAAGACAGGCTGTGCCTGGACCTGGGCAGAGTCATCCTGTTTTTACTCCTGGTATTTCTTGGATTGGAAGCCATGCAGTTTTTCATCGGCTACCAGGCAGCCATGGAGGCAGTGGTTACCAGCCTTAACCTCATTGTCTTCGGACCTCACTGGTGGGTTTTCTGGATCATACACCTGCTCATCGGCAGCCTTATACCATTGTTTTTATTAGTTTTCAAAAGCAAGGACGTCAAATCAGTGGTCATTGCCTGCTTTTTGATCTTCAGCACTTTTGCCGCTGTACGCTACAATTTCGTTATTCCGGATTTAGCCGTCTACAAGATGGAGGGGCTCGAGGCTGTTTTCTACCATCCCCGTCTGCGCACGGAATACGTGCCCAACCTCAATGAGTGGCTGGTCAGCCTCTGGGTGATTTCCACAGGCCTATTGGTCACCCTCTTGGGGACGCGGTATCTGCCCCTTTTCAACAACAATGGAGGTTCGCACCATGCCTAA
- a CDS encoding 4Fe-4S dicluster domain-containing protein — MARILPSEDLLVRMQRDVQRAMAGDHSKIKWSMVIDLAKCVGCHACTLACVAENKLPPGVVYRPVLEEEIGTYPNVRRRFVPRPCLQCQNPPCVKVCPVSATYKDAQGITIMKYNRCIGCRYCLVACPYAARTSDFGEWYTNNTPDQPGNLLGKTACAEAYERHPAPEYGEELPQRKWRSPIGNARKCHFCKHRLDKGMLPACVTTCIGRSTFFGNRNDPDSLIAELLASPRVFVLKPELSTKPALYYLK; from the coding sequence GTGGCAAGAATCCTGCCCAGTGAAGATCTGCTCGTGCGCATGCAACGCGACGTGCAACGGGCCATGGCCGGCGATCATTCAAAGATCAAGTGGAGCATGGTCATCGACCTGGCAAAATGCGTCGGATGCCATGCCTGTACCCTGGCTTGCGTGGCCGAGAACAAGCTGCCCCCGGGCGTGGTCTACCGACCTGTACTGGAAGAAGAGATCGGGACGTATCCCAATGTCCGCCGAAGATTTGTGCCCAGACCCTGTTTGCAGTGCCAAAATCCTCCCTGCGTGAAGGTCTGTCCTGTCAGCGCGACGTACAAGGATGCCCAGGGCATTACGATAATGAAGTACAATCGTTGTATCGGTTGTCGGTACTGCCTAGTGGCATGTCCCTATGCCGCCAGAACCTCGGATTTTGGAGAATGGTACACCAACAACACCCCGGACCAACCGGGAAATCTCTTGGGTAAAACCGCTTGCGCTGAAGCTTATGAACGCCACCCCGCCCCCGAGTACGGCGAAGAATTGCCGCAACGCAAATGGCGCTCCCCCATCGGCAACGCCCGTAAATGCCATTTCTGTAAGCACAGATTGGACAAAGGCATGCTCCCGGCCTGCGTGACGACGTGCATCGGTCGGTCCACGTTCTTCGGCAATCGCAATGACCCGGACAGCCTGATCGCCGAATTACTGGCCTCCCCACGGGTCTTCGTACTTAAACCCGAACTGTCCACCAAACCGGCCCTGTACTATCTCAAATAA